TATTATCTTTGCTTACCAAGAAATTATTATGTAGGAATTATTCAAATGCGACTCTTAAACTTTGTACTGATCACTTTTAGTTTTTTTCTTCAGCTTGCTTGTGGGGGTTCGTCATCTGATGATGAAAGTCAGCAAACAGAGCTTGTTGGGGACACCACTTTGTTTATTTCAAGTCAGGACGTATATAAAGTCGAGGCTCAATGGAGCAAAACCCTAGTGCCAGGTCGCGATGGTGTTGCAGGCAACTTCGTTGTGCTAAGCTTTTTCACCAAGGCTGGTGAGCCAGCAGACTCGGTAGATCTCCAATCAAATTTATTCGTGCCTGTGATGCTAACCATGGGCCATGGCAATAGCGACAAGAACCACAAGGTCCTATCTCCTGGAGATCAAGCTCATGTGATTCGAGTCGAAAACATATACTTTAATATGGCTGATCAGGGGCAGCATTCATGGAGCATTCGGCTTACCGCTACAGTGAATGGAGTTGAAGATACTGTGACTCTTGCCGTGCCGAAGGTTCAAGATGTGGAGCGGCCTAAGGTCATCACGCCTGAGGGTGGGACCCTTTCAGATGCTGGCTTGTTTCATATCGTACTTCATGATGCCTCGAACCTTGAAGCTCAAAAAGACGGTCGTGCCAATAACAAAGTAGAGTTTATGCTTTTCGATGCTGAGGGTTTGCCTCTAAAGAACTTCAAGATCGAAACGATCGAACCTTGGATGTACATGAACAATCGCGATCATGGCAATTTCGATGATGATCACACCCTTCGCTTTATGGACGGCATGGCTCATCATGGGATCATCGAAAATATATTCTTCCCCATGGCAAGTGAGATGACCATGAATGGTGAAACCCGGGTTATGGGCCGCTGGGTTCTAAAAATTAGTCTAACGTTGAATGGTGAAGCCGATTCGGTGGAACTAGACCTACCTAAGGTACTGTAAGCAGAACCTTAGAAAGGCATGGACGAAGCTTTCGTTCATGCCTTTTTTAAACCTAAGACTGTTTTGTAACGGTTTTGATATTGGCAAACTCAAGAAGCCCTTGGGAACCAAGTTCGCGACCGTAGCCGCTATCTTTAATTCCGCCAAAAGTTGCCGCAGGGTGGCTGCGGACGAAGTCGTTGATCGCACAGCTACCAGCTTCAATCTCGTGGGCTGCTAAGTATTCAGCTCGTTCAATGTCCTTAGAAAAAATTGCAGCACCTAGCCCGTAGCGTGACTGGTTAGCTATGGCGACGGCTTGCGCTTCATCCTGAGCCTCAATCACCGATGCCACAGGGCCAAAGATTTCATCGTCAAAGGCAGGCATGCCTGACGATACACTTGTCAAAACCGTAGGTGGGTAGTAAAAACCAGTACCCTCGGGAATCTGTCCATTAAGCGCGAGTTTCGCACCCTGATCAATTGACTGCAACACCTGAGAATGAACCTTATCCCGCAAGTCCTCGCGGGCCAGTGGACCCAGATCAACATCATCCAAAGGATTGCCATAGGATTTTCGACTCATGGCTTGAATGACTCGCTCCGTGAACTCGCCAGCGACAGATTTGGTAACGATAAAGCGCTTTGCCGAAATGCAAGTTTGCCCCGAATTGATGAGTCTGCTAGCGACACATGTTTCTACAGCAAGATTGAGGTCGGCATCGTCGAGAACGATGTAGGGGTCGCTACCCCCGAGCTCAAGGACACTTTTCTTTAGTGCCTCACCAGCTTGGCTGGCAATCGCCTTGCCGGCCCGATCGCTACCAGTGAGAGTGACTCCTCTCACACGGTAATCCATCAAAACTTGGCCCACTTGCTTGTGATCGGCAAGGATCACGGAAAAGCAGTCTTGTGGAAGGCCTACCTCTTTCATCAGAGATTCTAGAGCGAGGGCGCAGCCAGTAACGTTGGGAGCGTGCTTCAGCATGCAGACGTTGCCTGTCATAAGATTTGGAGCAACGAATCTCATCACTTGCCAAAATGGAAAGTTCCAAGGCATGATAGACAAGATGACTCCCAGTGGGCGGGTGTAGGTGCTTGCAATTGTAGAGTCGTCGAGGGCTTTGGTCGATTCCGCTAAAACGTCCCCGCTATGATTTGCATAGTAGCGGCACACGGCAGCGCACTTACTGATTTCAGCCTTCGATTGTGATAAGGGTTTTCCCATCTCATTGGTAATCAAATGGGCGTATTCATCTTGCTTCCGGTCGAGTCCATCGGCGATAGCAAGGAGGTGGTCCTGACGTTCTTGAAGGCTGGTATGGCGCCAGGTTTGAAAGCGGTGGTGGGCTGCATCAAGCCGGTCCAATAATTGGGCGTCACTCATGGTATCGTAGAGTTTGATAATTTCTTCGTTGGCTGGATTTAGAGTTGTAATAGTTTCTGGCATCAAATACTCCTGCTAATGGATATCGTTGTTCCATTCTTACTAATTTTTCTGCAAAGGCAATGCCATACAACAAACACGTCATTGTGATTTGATTTAAATGTGAAAGTCCCTGGGCTACAAAAAATCCGCTTTGATATGGGAGGTGGTTACGCAGTATAGTGTAGGGGATAACCACCGCTAGGTGCTAAGCTGCATGGAATAGCCTTCGGGCGATATGATCAGTATCCTTGAATACAACAAAGTGATACGATAACATATCAGCTAATAGTGAGTAAAATGAAGAGGTTTTATACTATGAAGCACGTTCTACTGATGGTGTTATGGGTGTGCTATGCCCCAGCAGTGTGGTCTCAGACTCTAGAGGTTCGTGCTGATCCCTGGTGCCCTTATACCTGCGACGATGAGTCTGAGAAAAAGGGCTATATGATTGAATTGTTAAAAACGATATTTGAGCCTCAGGGCCTAAAAGTTTCCTACAGTAATTTAAGCTGGAAAAGAGCCTTGGACAGCACTAGAAAAGGGCGATACAACGCTGTGGTGGGTGCGTTTCGAAGTGATGCACCAGACTTTGTGTTTCCAGAAAGCCATGCGGGTATCTCAAGAAATTTTTTCTATGCTTTACCAAAAAGTACTTGGCAATACACAGGACCTAAATCGTTGCAGGGTCAAACGGTAGGCATCATCCGCGGCTATACCTATGGTGATGATATCGATGAACTTCTAAAAGATCCCGAAAAAAAGCGCTTCGCCCAACTCTTCTATGGTAATAACGCACTCGATGATATGATTGAAAGTGTCAGAGATCGCAGGATTATGGCATTTATCGATGACACCAATGTTGTTGCCTACAGCCTAGCTCAAAAGTTCCCAAAATTAAAGCTGAGGAAGGTGGGCCAGCTAGAAGAGGAAAAAGTGTTTGTTGCGTTCTCCCCTGCGATTAAGGAATCTAAACGCTACGCTCAAATGTTTGATGAAGGGATGAAGAACATACGCAAGAAAGGTGAGCTTGCTAAAATCCTAAGCCGGTATAATTTAGAAGACTGGAAGAAGGCTAAATAGATGTAAAACAAATAAATGCAATGAGGCGGCATCGTAAAGCCGCCCATTGTTACTCCCCTTAATACCTAACGAGCTAGACTATCTGCCATTGGCCATTTCTCCCTCGATTATTACTTTTGGCTTTCTATGGATCATTTTAAAATCTCGACTGTGTGGGACTGTATTCTCGATCAATTTCTTGTGAATAACTTGCATGCTAAGAGTTAAGCCCATTAAGGTATCTATTTTCTTTCGCAGCCCACTAGTTCTAGGCAAAGTATTCCATAGGAACTTCAGCAGAGCTACGAACTTTGGCTTGAATATTTCAGATTGCTGCAACGCACTTTGTGAAAGGTATTCGCCAAATAATTCACGACCTCGGTGAGTTTTGCTCAATGTTAGCCAGTCTGGAGACATAAAGGGGTGCTTATGGATCTTTCGATGAAACTGAGGTAGCTCATCCTTATAACTATCAAAAAGCACATACTTTTCACGAAGGTTGGCGAGATCCATAAAGTATTTAGGAGGAATCGTGCCAACAGCTTCGAGAAGTTCTCTATCTAAGAAAGGGGTCCTGCATTCGATGCTATTTGCCATTTCTACGCGATCAGCTAGATTCGGAATCATATAGCAGTAGAGCTGGTTCAGGGTCATTTCCTTTGAAGCATTTATAGGGTCTAAGGCCTTCATGGCTTCAATATCAAATTGTGATTTAAAGCAATTTTCAGGATTATCGTTTGCCATTATTCCTAGTTTCTTTGTTTGAAACAGCTTTTGAATGAGGTTACCATACTCTTCAGATCTAAGCGGCATAAAGGCGGCATAGCCGTATATATGGTTGGGTCGAGACCAATCTACTTTCCGGTTCCAGTGAATTCCCTCTGATCGAGTTTCTTTCGCTTGAAACTTTTTCCAGAGTTCTAGGCCTTGCTTACGCTCTTCACCACCTTGCTTCAACATGCGCCAGATGGCCTCTAGCTTAAAGTAAGGATATCCTGCAAAGACTTCATCCGCACCTTCACCAGTAAGGCAAACTTTTTCTCCTTGCTGGTGTAC
This is a stretch of genomic DNA from Pseudobacteriovorax antillogorgiicola. It encodes these proteins:
- a CDS encoding NAD-dependent succinate-semialdehyde dehydrogenase, whose protein sequence is MPETITTLNPANEEIIKLYDTMSDAQLLDRLDAAHHRFQTWRHTSLQERQDHLLAIADGLDRKQDEYAHLITNEMGKPLSQSKAEISKCAAVCRYYANHSGDVLAESTKALDDSTIASTYTRPLGVILSIMPWNFPFWQVMRFVAPNLMTGNVCMLKHAPNVTGCALALESLMKEVGLPQDCFSVILADHKQVGQVLMDYRVRGVTLTGSDRAGKAIASQAGEALKKSVLELGGSDPYIVLDDADLNLAVETCVASRLINSGQTCISAKRFIVTKSVAGEFTERVIQAMSRKSYGNPLDDVDLGPLAREDLRDKVHSQVLQSIDQGAKLALNGQIPEGTGFYYPPTVLTSVSSGMPAFDDEIFGPVASVIEAQDEAQAVAIANQSRYGLGAAIFSKDIERAEYLAAHEIEAGSCAINDFVRSHPAATFGGIKDSGYGRELGSQGLLEFANIKTVTKQS
- a CDS encoding substrate-binding periplasmic protein; this encodes MKHVLLMVLWVCYAPAVWSQTLEVRADPWCPYTCDDESEKKGYMIELLKTIFEPQGLKVSYSNLSWKRALDSTRKGRYNAVVGAFRSDAPDFVFPESHAGISRNFFYALPKSTWQYTGPKSLQGQTVGIIRGYTYGDDIDELLKDPEKKRFAQLFYGNNALDDMIESVRDRRIMAFIDDTNVVAYSLAQKFPKLKLRKVGQLEEEKVFVAFSPAIKESKRYAQMFDEGMKNIRKKGELAKILSRYNLEDWKKAK